The Streptomyces sp. NBC_00454 DNA segment ACCGGCGGCGCCCAGGGCGGTGTGCACGTCACCGACGTCACCAACGCCTCGCGCACCATGCTGATGAACCTGCACACCCTGGCCTGGGACGAGAAGATCGCCGAGTCCATGGACGTGCCCCTCAACGTCCTCCCGGAGATCAAGTCCTCCGCCGAGGTCTACGGCCACGTCAAGGAGGGCGTCCTGGCCGGCGTCCCGGTCGCCTCGGCGCTCGGTGACCAGCAGGCCGCGCTGTTCGGCCAGACCTGTTTCGCCGAGGGCGAGGCGAAGTCCACGTACGGCACCGGCACGTTCATGCTGATGAACACCGGCGACAAGATCATCAACTCCTACAGCGGCCTGCTGACGACCGTCGGCTACCAGATCGGCGACCAGAAGCCGGTCTACGCGCTGGAGGGCTCCATCGCCGTCACCGGCTCGCTCGTCCAGTGGATGCGCGACCAGATGGGCATGATCAAGACCGCGGCCGAGATCGAGACCCTCGCGTCCTCGGTCGAGGACAACGGCGGCGCGTACTTCGTGCCGGCCTTCTCCGGCCTGTTCGCCCCGTACTGGCGCTCCGACGCCCGCGGTGTGATCGCCGGCCTCACCCGGTACGTCACCAAGGCGCACATCGCCCGTGCCGTCCTGGAGGCCACCGCCTGGCAGACCCGTGAGATCACCGACGCCATGACCAAGGACTCGGGCGTCGAGCTCGCGGCCCTGAAGGTCGACGGCGGCATGACCTCCAACAACCTGCTGATGCAGACGCTCTCCGACTTCGTGGACGCCCCCGTGGTGCGCCCGATGGTCGCCGAGACCACCTGCCTCGGCGCCGCCTACGCCGCCGGCCTGGCCGTCGGCTTCTGGCCCGACACCGACGCCCTGCGCGCCAACTGGCGCCGCGCGGCGGAGTGGACCCCGCGGATGCCCGCCGAGCAGCGGGAGCGCGAGTACAAGAGCTGGCTCAAGGCCGTCGAGCGGTCCATGGGCTGGGTCGACGACGAAGACGCCAGCTGACCGCACTCAGCTGACGCTATCGACGAGGAGCTAAGAGAGATATGAGCAGCCTGCAGAGCGTTCCCACCCTGGGTTCGCACCCGACCGCCGGTTCGAACGCGAGCCGCGCCGAGACCCGCGAGCAGTTGGCGAAGGCCACGTACGACCTGCTCGTCATCGGCGGTGGGATCCTGGGCACCTCGGTGGCCTGGCACGCCGCGCAGTCGGGTCTGCGGGTCGCCATGGTGGACGCCGGCGACTTCGCCGGCGCCACTTCCTCGGCCTCCTCCAAGCTGGTCCACGGTGGCCTGCGCTACCTGCAGACCGGTTCGGTCAAGCTGGTCGCGGAGAACCACCACGAGCGCCGGGTGCTGGCCAAGGACGTGGCCCCGCACCTGGTCAACCCGCTCACGTTCTACCTGCCGGTGTACAAGGGCGGCCCGGTGGGCGCCGCGAAGCTGGGTGCGGGCGTGTTCGCGTATTCGGCGCTGTCGGCCTTCGGCGACGGCATGGGCAAGATCATCTCGCCGGCCCGGGCGGCCGCGGACAACCCGGGTCTCAAGACGGACAACCTCAAGGCCGTCGCCGTCTACTACGACCACCAGATGAACGATTCGCGGGTCGCCGTGATGACGGTCCGCGCGGCCGTGGAGTCGGGCGCGGTCGTCCTGAACCACGCCGAGGTCACCGGTCTGCGCATGACGCGCGGCCGGGTCTCCGGCGCCGAGCTCAAGGACCGTCTGGACGGCACCGAGTTCGGTGTGGACGCGCGGGTCGTGCTCAACGCCACCGGCCCGTGGGTGGACCACCTGCGGCGCATGGAGGACAAGCACTCGATGCCGTCCATCCGGCTGTCCAAGGGCGCGCACATAGTCATGAAGCGCAAGTCGCCGTGGAAGGCCGCCATGGCCACCCCGATCGACAAGTACCGCATCACCTTCGCCCTGCCGTGGGAGGACCAGCTCCTGCTGGGCACCACGGACGAGGTCTACGAGGGCGACCCGGCGGACGTGCGTGCCACCGAGGCCGACATCCAGCAGATCCTGGACGAGGCGGCCTTCTCGGTGAAGGACGCCGATCTGGACCGTTCCCTGATGACGTACGCCTTCGCGGGCCTGCGGGTGCTGCCCGGCGGCCCCGGCGGGGTCGAGAAGGCCAAGCGCGAGACGGTCGTCTCCGAGGGCGCGGGCGGCATGCTGTCCGTGGCCGGCGGCAAGTGGACCACGTACCGGCACATCGGCCGGGTGGTCATGGACAAGCTGGCGAAGCTGCCGGGGAGCCCGCTGACCGAGGACATGGAGCCGGTGAAGTCGCTGGTGCGCCGGATCGCGCTGCCCGGTGTCGCCAACCCGAACGCGGTGGCGCACCGGCTGCTGGTGGACCGGGAGCCCGGTTCGCGGATGGACCCGCTGACCGCGCGCCACCTGGCCTCGCACTACGGTTCGCTGGCCTTCGACATCGCGCGGCTCGCGAACGAGGACCCGGCGCTCGCGGAGCGGATCCACCCGGACGGTCCGGAGATCTGGGCGCAGGTCGCCTACGCCCGGGACAACGAGTGGGCCGAGACGGCCGATGACGTGCTGCGCCGCCGTACGACGGTGACGGTCCGCGGCCTGGACAGCGCCGAAGTGCGCGGCCGGGTCGAGGAGATGCTGGCCGACAAGGCATAACCGGCTACGTGAGCGGGCAGAGGGGCGGTTCCAGGGGGAACCGCCCCTCTGTCGTGGGCTGTGGCTGGCGTCCCATCAAGGCTTAGGCTGACCCACGTACGCAAGGGAACTTCGGAAGGAGACCTGGGTGATCGAGCTTGAGGGCGTGCCCGAGCTGATCGACCCGGTCATGGTGGCCGCGTTCGAGGGCTGGAACGACGCGGGTGACGCGGCCTCCGGTGCGGTCGCGCACCTGGACCGGGAGTGGAAGGGCGAGGTCTTCGCGGCTCTGGACGCCGAGGACTACTACGATTTCCAGGTCAACCGGCCGACGGTGTGGCTGGACAACGGGGTACGGAAGATCACCTGGCCGACGACCCGGTTGTCGGTGGTCCGGATCGGCGGTGCGAAGCCGCGCGATCTGGTCCTGGTGCGGGGCATCGAACCGTCCATGCGGTGGCGGTCGTTCTGCAACGAGATCCTGGGCTTCGCCCACGAGCTGGGCGTGGAGATGGTCGTGATCCTGGGCGCGCTGCTCGGGGACACCCCGCACACGCGGCCGGTGCCGGTCAGCGGGGTCACCTCGGACGCGGACCTGGCGCGGACGATGGATCTGGAGGAGACGAAGTACGAGGGCCCGACGGGCATCGTGGGCATCCTGCAGGAGGCCTGCACCCATGCCGGGGTCCCGGCGGTGTCGTTGTGGGCGGCGGTGCCGCACTACGTCTCCCAGCCGCCGAACCCGAAGGCGACGCTGGCGCTGCTCAACCGCCTGGAGGATCTGATCGACATCCGGATCCCGCTGGGCGAACTCCCGGAGGACGCGCGGGCGTGGCAGGTGGGCGTGGACCAACTGGCGGCCGAGGACAGCGAGGTGGCGGAGTACGTCCAGACGCTGGAGGAGGCCCGGGACACGGCCGATCTGCCGGAGGCATCCGGGGACGCCATTGCCCGGGAGTTCGAGCGGTACTTGCGGCGGCGGGACCCTTCCACGGGCGCGGAGCCGGGTGACGGGTCGTACCTGCGGGACACCTCGGGTGGTCTGCCGCGTCCGCCGAAGCGGAAGGCGGACCCGGAGCCGGATCCGGAGCCCCCGGCCGCGGGCGGGGAAGAGGGTGCTCCGCCGGAGGCGTGAGCGGCACATGGGGATGCCCCCGGCCCGATGGGCCGGGGGCATCCCCATGTCCGGCGGTGGTTACAGCGCCACGCCCAGCAGCGCGTCCACCGTGCGGGAGACCAGGCCGGGGGCGGACTCGTCGTCGCCGTCGGTGGCGATCTGGAGCTCGACCCAGCGGTCCACCGCCGCGAGAGCAGCAGGCGCGTCCAGGTCGTTGGCCAGGGCTTCGCGGACCTCCTCGACCAGGGCGTCGGCGGAGATGCCGTCCGGGCGGGAGACGGCCGCGCGCCAGCGCTCCAGGCGGGCCACCGCCTGGGCGAGGACCTCGTCGGTCCACTCCCAGTCCGCGCGGTAGTGGTGCGAGAGCAGGGCCAGGCGGATCGCCGCCGGGTCCACTCCCGCCCGCCGCAGGGCGGACACGAAGACCAGGTTGCCCTTGGACTTCGACATCTTCTCGCCGTGCAGGGCGACCATGCCGGCGTGTACGTACGCCTTGGCCATGGGGAACTCGCCCGTCAGCACCTGGGCGTGCGAGGCGCCCATCTCGTGGTGCGGGAAGGCGAGGTCGGAGCCGCCGCCCTGGATGTCGAAGGTCATGCCCAGGTGGTCCAGGGCGATGGCCACGCACTCGATGTGCCAGCCGGGGCGGCCGCGGCCCAGGGAGCCGCCGTCCCAGCTGGGCTCGCCCGGACGGGCGGCCATCCACAGCATCGGGTCGAGGGGGTTCTTCTTGCCGGCGCGGTCGGGGTCGCCGCCCCGCTCCGCGGAGAGCAGGCGCATGGCTTCGGCGTCGAGGTTGGAGACCTTGCCGAAGTTCGCGTCGGACTCCACCGAGAAGTAGACGTCGCCGTCGAGCTCGTAGGCGGCGCCCGCGTCCCGCAGCCGTTCGACCAGGGGCACGATGCCGGGTATGGCTTCGACCGCGCCGATGTAGTGCTGCGGGGGCAGCATCCGCAGGGCGGTCATGTCCTCGCGGAAGAGGGCCGTCTCGCGCTCGGCGAGCTCGGTCCAGTCCTGGTTGTCGCGCAGCGCCCGCTCCAGGAGGGGATCGTCTACGTCCGTGACGTTCTGGACGTAGAGGACCTGCCGCTTGGTGTCGAGCCACACGCGCTGCACGAGGTCGAACGCGTTGTAGGTGGCCGCGTGACCGATGTGCGTCGCGTCGTACGGGGTGATCCCGCAGACGTAGATTCGGGCGACGGGACCGGGGGCGAGGGTGATCGTCCCCTGGGTCGCGGTGTCGTGGATCTGGAGGTCGCGGCCCTTGCCAGGCAGGGCGGGGACCTCAGAAGCGGGCCAGGCATGCATGCGTCGAGCGTAACCGGACGGGTGTTCCGAAAACGAACCGGACCTGCACTGTTGTCTTGATCGGCGCTCTTGCGCCATGGCCGGTTGTATGCGTACGGGGCCTGCGGTGCGCGGTCGGGCTCGGACCCCGCTCAGACGCGCCCTGAAGGGCTCAGACGCGCTCGGGCAGGCGGGCTCAGACGGGCGGCCAGGGGATCGCCGGCCACTGTCCCGACGGCTGCGGGTGCCTGCCGGTGCGCAGCAGCAGGGCCACCCGGGCCCGTACGGCGGCCAGCTCGGCGGTGGTGACCAGTTCCGCCAGTCGGGTGGCGAGGGGCTCTCCTGCGGCCAGCCGGGCCTCCAGGGAGGTCAGCATGGACCGGGCCTCCCCGGTCAGTGGCTCCCCCGCCCATCCCCAGAGCAGGGTGCGCAGTTTGTCCTCGGTGTGGAAGGTCACTCCGTGGTCGATGCCGTAGAGGCGTCCGTCGGGGGCGGGCAGCAGGTGGCCGCCCTTGCGGTCGCCGTTGTTGATGACGACGTCGAGGACGGAGAGCCGGCGCAGCCGCTCGTCGTCGGCGTGGACCAGGAGCGCGGTGCGGCCTTCGCCGACCTCGGCGAAGGCGACGGGCTTGTAGCCCTCCCCGGCTTCCTCGCCCTCCACGAGCGCGAGGAGTCCGGCCGCGGGCTCCTGGGTCTCCCCCGTCTCGATCCACTGCTGGACCATGCCCTCGCCGTAGGGTCCGTCGCGGAGCACGGTCGGGGGCACCAGCCCCCAGCCGGTGGCCTCGGAGACCAGGTAGGAGGCGACCTCGCGCTGGGCGAGGTTGCCGTCGGGGAAGTCCCACAGCGGGCGCTCGCCCTTGACCGGCTTGTACACGCAGTCGGCGCTGACGCCCTCGTGGGTGACATTGCACAGCAGGACGGCGTTGGACGCCTCGCGGATCCGGCCGACGACCGTGAGCTCGCCGTGGGCCAGCAGCTCTTCCAGTTCCCCCGTGGTGTTCACGCCTGGCGCCGGTAGCCGTTCTGGCGCGGGCAGACGTGCCCTTCCGGGTCCAGCGGGAGGCTGCACAGCGGGCACGGGGGCCGGCCGGCGTTGACCACGTCCAGGGCCCTCTTGGCGAAGGCCCGGGCCTGGGCGCCGGAGAGGCGCACGCGCAGCATGGGCGGGCCGTTCTCCTCGTCCTGCAGGAGCCGCTCCTCCGCCTCGGCGAGGTCCTCTTCGGAGTCCGCGTCGAGTTCGACGAGGGCCTGCGCTTCGACGATCATGCGCTGCTCCTCGCCGTCCCAGGCCAGGGCCATGGTGCCGACGCGGAACTCCTCGTCGACGGGGACGTCCAGGGGCGCGGTGTCGGTGACTTCGGCGGGGGCCACGGCCGGGACCGGGGCATTGCCCCCGGTGCGCCGTACGACCTCGTCCAGCAGCTCGTCCATCCGCTCGGCGAGCGCCGCGACCTGGGTCTTTTCCAGGGAGACGCTGGTGACGCGAGGGCCGGCGGAGGCCTGCAGGAAGAACGTACGGCGTCCAGGCAGCCCGACGGTGCCCGCGACGAAGCGGTCCGGCGGGTCGTAGAGGAACACCTGACGGGGCACGTCCAGTCTCCAAGTGTCCGGGGTCCCCGGACGGGATCCGGGGAGGCAGGGGCAGGGCTGGGCCCATGGGTTGGCCCGTCCAGCCTACTGCGCCGTTCGATCACACCGCGCCCGCGCCGCCCCCCACGACCGCTTCGCCGCCCGCTTCGGCCGCGTCCTGGGAGGCGGCGGGGTCCCCGGCCGGGGTTTCGCGGGGCGTGAAGGAGGCGAAGTCGCCGGTGTCGCCGAGCCGGAGCAGGAACGGCCGGGTCGGGGTGTAGCGGATCGCGGTGACCGAGCAGGGGTCGACGTGGATCCGCTGGAAGAGGTCGAGGTGCATGCCGAGGGCGTCCGCGACAAGGGACTTGATGATGTCCCCGTGCGAGCACATCAGGAAGACGGCGTCGGCGCCGTGCTCCTCCTCGATGCGCGCGTCCCACTCCCGTACGGCGTCCACGGCGCGGGCCTGCATGGCGCGCATGGACTCGCCTCCGGGGAAGGCGGCGGCCGACGGGTGCTGCTGGACGATGCGCATCAGGGGTTCTTCGGAGAGTTCGGAGAGTTTGCGGCCCGACCAGTCGCCGTAGTGGCATTCGCCGATGCGCTCGTCGGTGTGGAGTGCGAGTCCGGGCCGGGCGGCCAGCAGCGGGGCCAGGGTCTGGGCGCACCGCTCCAGCGGGCTGGTGACGGCGGCGGCGAGCGGTACCCCGGCGAGCCGTCCGGGGAGCGCCGCGGCCTGCTCCTCGCCGCGTTCGTCGAGGTTCACCCCCGGGGTCCATCCGGCGAGCAGTCCGGCGGTGTTGGCGGTGGACCGCCCGTGTCGTACGAGGATCAGCGTGGCCATGCGGCCAGCCTATGCGCTCGCGGCGGTGTGCGGTCGGGGTGCGGGCAGGGAAGAATGCGCAGGTGATTGTGGACTGCGCGATGTACCGGAACGGCCGCCGCTCCCAGGCGCCCGAGGACTTCTCGGATGCCCTGGACGAGGCGCGGGCGACCGGCGACGCCTTCCTGTGGGTGGGCATGCACGAGCCTACGGAGGCGGAATTCGAGCACGTCAGTGCGGAGTTCGGGCTGCACAAGCTGGCCGTGGAGGACGCGCTGACCGCGCACCAGCGGCCGAAGCTGGAGGTTTACGACGATTCGCTCTTCGTGGTGCTCAAGCCGGTGCGCTACGACGACAACGCGGACAGGGTGAGCACGGGCGAGCTGATGGTGTTCATCGGCGACTCGTTCGTGGTCACGGTCCGGCACGGCGAGGGGGCCGCGCTGGCCGCCGTGCGCCACCGGCTGGAGCAGGAGCCGGAGGTGCTCAAGCACGGTCCGACGGCGGTGCTGTACGCGGTCTCGGACGCGGTGGTGGACCACTACATCGAGGTGGCCGCCGAGCTCCAGGCGGATCTGGAGGAGCTGGAGGCGGAGGTGTTCTCGCCGAACCCCGCGGACACCAAGAACACGGCGGCCCGGATCTACGGCTTCAAGCGGCAGGTCCTGGAGTTCCGCCGGGCGACGAGCCCGCTGCTGCAGCCGATGGACCGGCTGGCCTTCGGGAGCGTGCCCTTCGTGCACGAGCACGCCCAGCCGTTCTTCCGCGATGTCGCCGACCACCTGACGAAGGCCAACGAGTACATCGAGGGCCTGGACCGGCTGCTCTCGGACGCGCTGGCCGCGCATCTGGCGCAGATGGGGGTCCGGCAGAACGACGACATGCGCAAGATCTCGGCCTGGGCGGCGATGGCGGCGGTCCCGACCATGGTGGCGGGGATCTACGGCATGAACTTCGAGCACATGCCGGAGCTCAAGCAGGGCTGGGGCTATCCGGTGGTGGTCGTGGTGATGGTGGCCCTGTGTCTGGGGCTGCACCGCATGTTCAAGCACCGCGGCTGGCTCTGACGCGCAGGCGTCCCGCAAGGGTCCTCAGGCGAACTCGGGCGCCGTCGTCGGTACGCCGCCCAGCGCGTTCCTGCGCTCCGGCGGGCGCAGGGCGACCATCCGGTGCCAGCCGCCGAACCGCTCGTAGGCGTACGTCCCGCGGATCCCGGCGGCGAGCGCGGCGGCCTTGGGTGCGGGCCAGTGCAGCAGGCGTCCCATGTGGCCCATGACGGCGAGGCTCACGTCGCGGTAGACGGCGATCTCGGCGAGCGCGCTCTCGCGCAGCACGCGGTGGATGGTCCGGGCGTGGCCGGCGCGGGCGAGGCGCAGGAGTTCCTCGTGGCAGTAGGCGAGGTGGTTGTCCTCGTCCGCGCTGATCATGCGGACGGCCTTGCCGAGGTCGGGGTGGTCCCCGAAGTGGCGGACCAGCATGACCATCTGTTCGGCGGCGCGCTGTTCGGTGACCCGGCTGTGGGCGAGGTAGACGACGATGTCGTCCTCGCTCAGGGCCCGCTGCCCGCGCAGGGTCTCGTGCGCCAGGCCGATGCCGCGGCGCTCCAGCAGCATCGTGTAGTCGGTCTCGGGCGGTACGGGTACGGGCGCCAGGCCGCGCTTGCGCAGCAGCGCGTTGAAGATCCTGCCGTGCTTGTCCTCGTCGGCCCCGTGCCGGGTGATCTTGGGCGCGAGATCGCGCATGGAGTCGGGGACCAGTGCCGCGATCCGGGCGTTCTCCCAGCCTCCCTGGGCCTCGCCGCCGGCGGCGATGGAGCAGAACAGCTGGAAGGAGTCGTCGTGGTCGACGATCTCCTGGAACAGGCTGCGTGCGGAGAGCATGCATCGAGTCAAAAGCCGATCGGCGGACCGGGCAACCGGGTGCGCCGTGGGGTTCGGCCGAATGAACGAGCGCGACCGGTGGGCCGGGATGCGTAACCCCGCGGGCACCGGACGCGTTGTTGGCTGTGTCGGCCGTGGCGGGGAAGACCCCCCGAGCCCCCACCACGGCCGCAGAGCATGCGGCTCCGGTCCGTCAGGCGAGGCCCGCGATCTCCATGGCCTCGGTGCCGGCGCGCAGGGCGGCGATCCGCTCGTCCAGGGTGAAGCCGGCCGGGGCGAGCGTCAGGGTGGTGACGCCGGCCTCCGCGTAGGCCCGCATCCCGTCCGCGATGCGCTCCACCGGGCCCAGCAGGGTGGTGGAGTCGATCAGCGAGTGCGGGACGGCGGCGGCCGCGCCCTGCTTGTCGCCCGCCAGGTACTTGTCCTGGATCTCGGCGGCTTCCTTCTCGTAACCCATGCGCTGGGCGAGCTGGTTGTAGAAGTTCTGCTTGCGGCTGCCCATGCCGCCCACGTACAGGGCGGTGTACGGGCGGAACATGTCCGCGAGAGCGGCCACGTCCTCGCCGAGGGCCAGCGGCACGGTCGGGCAGACGTCGAAGCCGTCCATCGTCAGCCCGGCCTTCTCGCGGCCCGCGCGGATGTGCGTGAGCGCGGTGGCCTCCAGGTGCTCGGCGGCCGGGAAGATCAGCAGCGCTCCGTCGGCGATCTCGCCGGTCTGCTCCAGGTTCTTGGGTCCGATGGCGGCGATGTAGAGCGGAATGTGCTCGCGCTCGGGGTGCACGGTGAGCTTGAGCGGCTTGCCCGGGCCGCCGGGCAGCGGCAGGGTCCAGTGCTCGCCCTCGTAGGACAGCCGCTCGCGGCTCATCGCCTTGCGGACGATCTCCACGTACTCCCGGGTCCGGGCGAGCGGCTTGTCGAACTTCACCCCGTACCAGCCTTCGGAGACCTGCGGTCCGGAGACCCCGAGGCCGAGCCGGAAGCGGCCCTTGGTGAGGGAGTCGAGGGTGGCGGCCGTCATCGCGGTCATCGCGGGCTGGCGGGCCGGGATCTGCAGGATCGCGGAGCCGACGTCGATCCGCTCGGTCTGGGCGGCGACCCAGGCCAGGACGGTCGGGGCGTCGGAGCCGTAGGCCTCGGCGGCCCAGCAGACGTCGTAGCCGAGGCGGTCGGCCTCCTGCGCGACGGCGAGGTTGTCGGCGTCCATGCCGGCGCCCCAGTAACCGAGATTGATGCCGAGCCGCATGTGCAGTCCCCTTAGCGGTCAGTACTCATGAGTAACGTCAGTCTGCGGGGACTGTAG contains these protein-coding regions:
- the glpK gene encoding glycerol kinase GlpK — protein: MTTSTGPFIAAIDQGTTSSRCIVFDRDGRIVAVDQKEHEQIFPKPGWVEHDASEIWTNVQEVVAGAMAKAEITSADVKAVGITNQRETTLLWDRHTGEPVHNALVWQDTRTDALCKELGRNVGQDRFRRETGLPLASYFAGPKVRWLLDNVEGLRERAEAGDILFGTMDSWVIWNLTGGAQGGVHVTDVTNASRTMLMNLHTLAWDEKIAESMDVPLNVLPEIKSSAEVYGHVKEGVLAGVPVASALGDQQAALFGQTCFAEGEAKSTYGTGTFMLMNTGDKIINSYSGLLTTVGYQIGDQKPVYALEGSIAVTGSLVQWMRDQMGMIKTAAEIETLASSVEDNGGAYFVPAFSGLFAPYWRSDARGVIAGLTRYVTKAHIARAVLEATAWQTREITDAMTKDSGVELAALKVDGGMTSNNLLMQTLSDFVDAPVVRPMVAETTCLGAAYAAGLAVGFWPDTDALRANWRRAAEWTPRMPAEQREREYKSWLKAVERSMGWVDDEDAS
- a CDS encoding glycerol-3-phosphate dehydrogenase/oxidase; translated protein: MSSLQSVPTLGSHPTAGSNASRAETREQLAKATYDLLVIGGGILGTSVAWHAAQSGLRVAMVDAGDFAGATSSASSKLVHGGLRYLQTGSVKLVAENHHERRVLAKDVAPHLVNPLTFYLPVYKGGPVGAAKLGAGVFAYSALSAFGDGMGKIISPARAAADNPGLKTDNLKAVAVYYDHQMNDSRVAVMTVRAAVESGAVVLNHAEVTGLRMTRGRVSGAELKDRLDGTEFGVDARVVLNATGPWVDHLRRMEDKHSMPSIRLSKGAHIVMKRKSPWKAAMATPIDKYRITFALPWEDQLLLGTTDEVYEGDPADVRATEADIQQILDEAAFSVKDADLDRSLMTYAFAGLRVLPGGPGGVEKAKRETVVSEGAGGMLSVAGGKWTTYRHIGRVVMDKLAKLPGSPLTEDMEPVKSLVRRIALPGVANPNAVAHRLLVDREPGSRMDPLTARHLASHYGSLAFDIARLANEDPALAERIHPDGPEIWAQVAYARDNEWAETADDVLRRRTTVTVRGLDSAEVRGRVEEMLADKA
- a CDS encoding PAC2 family protein; translation: MIELEGVPELIDPVMVAAFEGWNDAGDAASGAVAHLDREWKGEVFAALDAEDYYDFQVNRPTVWLDNGVRKITWPTTRLSVVRIGGAKPRDLVLVRGIEPSMRWRSFCNEILGFAHELGVEMVVILGALLGDTPHTRPVPVSGVTSDADLARTMDLEETKYEGPTGIVGILQEACTHAGVPAVSLWAAVPHYVSQPPNPKATLALLNRLEDLIDIRIPLGELPEDARAWQVGVDQLAAEDSEVAEYVQTLEEARDTADLPEASGDAIAREFERYLRRRDPSTGAEPGDGSYLRDTSGGLPRPPKRKADPEPDPEPPAAGGEEGAPPEA
- the mshC gene encoding cysteine--1-D-myo-inosityl 2-amino-2-deoxy-alpha-D-glucopyranoside ligase yields the protein MHAWPASEVPALPGKGRDLQIHDTATQGTITLAPGPVARIYVCGITPYDATHIGHAATYNAFDLVQRVWLDTKRQVLYVQNVTDVDDPLLERALRDNQDWTELAERETALFREDMTALRMLPPQHYIGAVEAIPGIVPLVERLRDAGAAYELDGDVYFSVESDANFGKVSNLDAEAMRLLSAERGGDPDRAGKKNPLDPMLWMAARPGEPSWDGGSLGRGRPGWHIECVAIALDHLGMTFDIQGGGSDLAFPHHEMGASHAQVLTGEFPMAKAYVHAGMVALHGEKMSKSKGNLVFVSALRRAGVDPAAIRLALLSHHYRADWEWTDEVLAQAVARLERWRAAVSRPDGISADALVEEVREALANDLDAPAALAAVDRWVELQIATDGDDESAPGLVSRTVDALLGVAL
- a CDS encoding SCO1664 family protein, with amino-acid sequence MPAPERLPAPGVNTTGELEELLAHGELTVVGRIREASNAVLLCNVTHEGVSADCVYKPVKGERPLWDFPDGNLAQREVASYLVSEATGWGLVPPTVLRDGPYGEGMVQQWIETGETQEPAAGLLALVEGEEAGEGYKPVAFAEVGEGRTALLVHADDERLRRLSVLDVVINNGDRKGGHLLPAPDGRLYGIDHGVTFHTEDKLRTLLWGWAGEPLTGEARSMLTSLEARLAAGEPLATRLAELVTTAELAAVRARVALLLRTGRHPQPSGQWPAIPWPPV
- a CDS encoding DUF3090 domain-containing protein, with protein sequence MPRQVFLYDPPDRFVAGTVGLPGRRTFFLQASAGPRVTSVSLEKTQVAALAERMDELLDEVVRRTGGNAPVPAVAPAEVTDTAPLDVPVDEEFRVGTMALAWDGEEQRMIVEAQALVELDADSEEDLAEAEERLLQDEENGPPMLRVRLSGAQARAFAKRALDVVNAGRPPCPLCSLPLDPEGHVCPRQNGYRRQA
- a CDS encoding histidine phosphatase family protein; amino-acid sequence: MATLILVRHGRSTANTAGLLAGWTPGVNLDERGEEQAAALPGRLAGVPLAAAVTSPLERCAQTLAPLLAARPGLALHTDERIGECHYGDWSGRKLSELSEEPLMRIVQQHPSAAAFPGGESMRAMQARAVDAVREWDARIEEEHGADAVFLMCSHGDIIKSLVADALGMHLDLFQRIHVDPCSVTAIRYTPTRPFLLRLGDTGDFASFTPRETPAGDPAASQDAAEAGGEAVVGGGAGAV
- the corA gene encoding magnesium/cobalt transporter CorA codes for the protein MRSRRCAVGVRAGKNAQVIVDCAMYRNGRRSQAPEDFSDALDEARATGDAFLWVGMHEPTEAEFEHVSAEFGLHKLAVEDALTAHQRPKLEVYDDSLFVVLKPVRYDDNADRVSTGELMVFIGDSFVVTVRHGEGAALAAVRHRLEQEPEVLKHGPTAVLYAVSDAVVDHYIEVAAELQADLEELEAEVFSPNPADTKNTAARIYGFKRQVLEFRRATSPLLQPMDRLAFGSVPFVHEHAQPFFRDVADHLTKANEYIEGLDRLLSDALAAHLAQMGVRQNDDMRKISAWAAMAAVPTMVAGIYGMNFEHMPELKQGWGYPVVVVVMVALCLGLHRMFKHRGWL
- a CDS encoding ferritin-like domain-containing protein — its product is MLSARSLFQEIVDHDDSFQLFCSIAAGGEAQGGWENARIAALVPDSMRDLAPKITRHGADEDKHGRIFNALLRKRGLAPVPVPPETDYTMLLERRGIGLAHETLRGQRALSEDDIVVYLAHSRVTEQRAAEQMVMLVRHFGDHPDLGKAVRMISADEDNHLAYCHEELLRLARAGHARTIHRVLRESALAEIAVYRDVSLAVMGHMGRLLHWPAPKAAALAAGIRGTYAYERFGGWHRMVALRPPERRNALGGVPTTAPEFA
- a CDS encoding LLM class F420-dependent oxidoreductase, encoding MRLGINLGYWGAGMDADNLAVAQEADRLGYDVCWAAEAYGSDAPTVLAWVAAQTERIDVGSAILQIPARQPAMTAMTAATLDSLTKGRFRLGLGVSGPQVSEGWYGVKFDKPLARTREYVEIVRKAMSRERLSYEGEHWTLPLPGGPGKPLKLTVHPEREHIPLYIAAIGPKNLEQTGEIADGALLIFPAAEHLEATALTHIRAGREKAGLTMDGFDVCPTVPLALGEDVAALADMFRPYTALYVGGMGSRKQNFYNQLAQRMGYEKEAAEIQDKYLAGDKQGAAAAVPHSLIDSTTLLGPVERIADGMRAYAEAGVTTLTLAPAGFTLDERIAALRAGTEAMEIAGLA